Proteins from one Juglans microcarpa x Juglans regia isolate MS1-56 chromosome 1S, Jm3101_v1.0, whole genome shotgun sequence genomic window:
- the LOC121246690 gene encoding uncharacterized protein LOC121246690, translating to MNVYLEPATEDVTSPATGTAKPPRYGQGPAKCIEFDKFRKHGKIPLKINNRQTAPCCENATVFTTRVTWILKHHGDMSYPQWTDVPMVEKEELMDRVRADFILDWDLDNHRKGVWKQLRKRFNAFHHELHKKYLSYDSHEEALASVPDMVGQHVWAKLCNRWGSKAFKVRLCCIYNIKH from the exons ATGAATGTGTATCTAGAACCTGCTACAGAAGATGTGACATCACCTGCAACCGGAACTGCCAAACCACCAAGATACGGTCAGGGGCCAGCGAAATGTATTGAGTTCGATAAGTTTCGGAAGCACGGGAAAATACCTTTGAAAATTAACAATAGGCAAACCGCACCTTGCTGCGAAAATGCAACGGTGTTTACAACACGGGTCACATGGATCTTGAAGCATCATGGGGACATGAGTTACCCACAGTGGACTGATGTACCCATGGTTGAGAAGGAAGAGCTAATGGACCGTGTCCGG GCTGACTTCATATTGGACTGGGATTTGGACAATCACCGCAAGGGGGTGTGGAAACAGCTACGAAAGCGCTTCAATGCTTTCCATCATGAGCTTCACAAGAAATATTTGTCATATGATAGCCATGAAGAAGCCTTGGCTAGTGTACCTGATATGGTTGGGCAGCATGTTTGGGCAAAGTTATGTAATAGATGGGGGAGTAAGGCATTCAAGGTACGCCTTTGCTGCATTTACAACATTAAGCACTGA
- the LOC121246691 gene encoding phylloplanin-like, which yields MASKSAVFVLLMVVVAVAAPIAVAQLGIVGGLLGLIRIQGTVFCSINGSVAVINGTACPVFPNALVQLRCGSGNVVSSTTTNGSGVFTMLLDPLQTLLSSLLSDCNLVVSTPLATCNAALPGLGVLRSPLQLIGNTIAGLLNVVNIVPTGFLLVPSA from the exons ATGGCCTCAAAATCAGCTGTCTTTGTTTTGCTCATGGTAGTTGTTGCAGTAGCAGCCCCAATAGCAGTAGCACAATTGGGGATCGTTGGTGGTCTGCTGGGTCTGATCCGCATACAGGGGACTGTATTTTGCTCTATAAATGGCTCTGTAGCTGTCATTAATGGTACTGCCTGCCCGGTCTTCCCAA ATGCTCTGGTACAACTGCGATGTGGATCTGGAAATGTGGTTTCGAGTACAACGACAAATGGGTCGGGAGTGTTCACAATGCTGTTGGATCCCCTGCAAACGCTGCTCTCTTCACTCTTGTCCGATTGCAATCTAGTAGTCAGCACACCACTCGCCACCTGCAACGCTGCTCTTCCCGGTCTGGGGGTCTTGCGCTCGCCCTTGCAGTTGATAGGAAACACCATTGCTGGCCTCCTTAATGTCGTCAACATTGTTCCAACTGGGTTCCTATTGGTTCCCTCAGCTTGA